One stretch of Streptomyces sp. NBC_00102 DNA includes these proteins:
- a CDS encoding sugar ABC transporter ATP-binding protein, translating to MTHPEPETTPVLALEGVSKSFGAVRALRGVSLRLYAGEAHALAGENGAGKSTLIKALAGVHRPDTGTVLLDGEPVEFHGPADARDAGVAVIYQEPTLFPDLSVAENIFVGRQPRRSLGRVDHRAVKRAAAELFERLGVDLDPDQPARGLSIADQQLVEIAKALSFDARVLIMDEPTAALTGSEVARLFGVVRALRAEGAAVLFISHRLEEIFALCQRVTTLRDGAWISSEPLDGLGEDDLVRRMVGRDLEELYPKQVTEIGEVALSVRRLTREGVFTDVSFDVRRGEIVGLAGLVGAGRSEVARAVFGVDRFDGGEVQVLGKKLASGAPSVAMAAGLALVPEDRRAQGLVMDMSIERNIGLTGFAETTRAGLMDRGAERDRAVDWAVRLQVKYARLADVVGTLSGGNQQKVVLAKWLATRPQVLIVDEPTRGIDVGTKAEVHRLLSSLAAEGVAVLMISSDLPEILGMADRVLVMHEGRLTAEIPRSEATEETVMAAATGRAARGRNAA from the coding sequence ATGACGCACCCCGAACCGGAGACGACTCCGGTGCTCGCACTGGAGGGGGTGAGCAAGTCCTTCGGTGCCGTCCGGGCCCTGCGTGGCGTGTCGCTGCGGCTGTACGCCGGAGAAGCGCACGCCCTCGCCGGCGAGAACGGCGCCGGGAAGTCGACCCTGATCAAGGCACTCGCCGGCGTGCACCGCCCCGACACGGGCACCGTCCTGCTGGACGGCGAGCCCGTCGAGTTCCACGGTCCGGCCGACGCACGCGACGCGGGAGTCGCGGTGATCTACCAGGAGCCGACTCTCTTCCCGGACCTGTCCGTCGCGGAGAACATCTTCGTGGGCCGTCAGCCCCGCCGCTCCCTCGGCCGGGTGGACCACCGTGCGGTCAAGCGGGCCGCCGCCGAGCTGTTCGAACGCCTCGGCGTCGACCTCGACCCCGACCAGCCCGCCCGCGGCCTCTCCATCGCCGATCAGCAACTGGTAGAGATCGCGAAGGCGTTGTCCTTCGATGCCCGCGTCCTGATCATGGACGAACCCACCGCCGCGCTCACCGGAAGTGAGGTCGCCCGACTGTTCGGCGTCGTCAGGGCGCTCCGCGCCGAGGGAGCGGCGGTGCTGTTCATCTCGCACCGCCTGGAGGAGATCTTCGCGCTCTGCCAGCGCGTCACGACCCTTCGCGACGGCGCCTGGATCTCCAGCGAACCGCTCGACGGTCTGGGCGAGGACGACCTGGTGCGCCGCATGGTCGGCCGCGACCTGGAAGAGCTGTACCCCAAGCAGGTCACCGAGATCGGCGAAGTCGCCCTCAGTGTGCGACGGCTGACCCGCGAGGGCGTCTTCACCGACGTTTCCTTCGACGTACGCCGCGGCGAGATCGTCGGCCTCGCGGGACTGGTCGGCGCGGGCCGCAGCGAAGTGGCCCGCGCCGTGTTCGGCGTCGACCGGTTCGACGGCGGCGAGGTCCAGGTCCTCGGCAAGAAGCTGGCCTCCGGGGCCCCGAGTGTCGCGATGGCCGCCGGACTCGCCCTCGTACCCGAGGACCGCCGGGCCCAGGGCCTGGTGATGGACATGTCCATCGAACGCAACATCGGCCTCACCGGCTTCGCCGAGACCACCCGCGCCGGACTGATGGACCGCGGCGCCGAGCGCGACCGCGCGGTCGACTGGGCCGTCAGGCTCCAGGTCAAGTACGCCCGCCTCGCCGACGTCGTCGGAACCCTCTCCGGCGGCAACCAGCAGAAGGTCGTCCTCGCCAAATGGCTGGCGACCCGCCCGCAGGTGCTCATCGTGGACGAACCCACCCGCGGCATCGACGTCGGCACCAAGGCCGAGGTGCACCGGCTGCTCTCCTCCCTGGCGGCCGAGGGCGTCGCGGTGCTGATGATCTCCTCCGACCTCCCGGAGATCCTCGGCATGGCCGACCGCGTGCTGGTGATGCACGAAGGACGGCTGACCGCCGAGATCCCCCGGTCCGAGGCGACCGAGGAGACCGTGATGGCGGCGGCGACCGGCCGTGCCGCCCGAGGAAGGAACGCGGCATGA